The genomic DNA CGTCACAGGCCACGTTGCTATCGTCGACATCGTTCATTGTGCCGGACACAACATATGGGCTATTCGGGCTCGTGATTCTGCCGTACGCTTCAAAACTCCCTTCCTCACACGAGGGGACGACTGTACCGTTTTGGGGGTAAGTAATGGAAAAGGGGATGGGCACGTCGGGGTGGACTCCGCAGGTCGACGCGGGTGCCACGCCCACATGAAACGTCACGGGGGCGGACTGAACGACCCGGCCCGTCGTCGTCCGGGCGGACACGACCAGGCTATACTTCCCTTCGTCGAGGGCCGGCCGGACCGCGATCTGCCAGCGCGCCGGTCTGTCACGTGTGGGTGGAACAAATGAAAACACCCTCCCCAGTCTTTGGACGGTCGTCCCGGTCGTCCAGAGCCCCTTCTTAAGAGTGAGTGTGATACTCGCCTCATCAATATTCGAGGAGGCGGTTCCGAAAATGAAGAACTCGGGCGGGACCGGGCAGTTCTCGTCGTTGCCGGCACAGGGGTGGTGAATCTTGATCGCGTTAGCCATGGGCGTTCCTCTTCGCAATGTGCGTCATCAAAACGGTCCGGGATGTCCAAATCGGACATAAGACTTGACGACAAACTATGCTTTAAATTGAGACGCTGTTATCGCACTGACGATGCTATCGCTTTTTTCCCTGGAAAACAAAGTCAGTAGGCCCGACGCTCGGGGCGAGCGTCCCCGAGTTAGGGACGCACGCACGGGCGGCGGTGACTGGAAATAGGGACCGTGCGAGCGGTCGAGAGGTTCGGGCTTTGCGCGTGTCCGGACGAAATGTCTGCCCGGTTACTTGGGGGCCGGAAGGGGGGTCACGCGAAAGGATCGGACGTTCGAGGTACTGGTGTACTGAAGCAGACCGAGTGCCCCGCGCGGACCAAACCCGAGTCGGAGCTGGTCGAATACCGGTTCGTAGGTTTTAGGAAGACGCTTGGCCCGGTTGTCGAGACTGTAGTTGATATTCTTCAACATTTTTTGAGCCGTGAGATTGAGCGGAAGCCCGTCCCACGTTCCCTGGATGCCCTCGGGCGTGACCACGAACTGAATGTCACGCCATTTGCGACTGGCGACAAATGCCGGCGAAGACGCCCCGGCAAAACCCATGTAGACGGAGGGGACACGCTTGCCGAGCGAATCAGCGACCGGCGACATGTCGACCACATTGGTGGGTTCCGGTGGCGGCCGGCCGGTACCCCGAATAAATATTGGTGCCATTCCGTCTTTGATCATCGATGCGTCGTTATATGTCACCTTCAAGGAAAACTGTAGGTCATTCGACCCGCCCGGGAACGCCCGGCGGGCGAAATAAAATCCCGTATTAGCGTTGCTGTCACCGTGTTCGTGCTTCATCTGAAACGAGATCTGGTACCGGTCCGTTCGCGTGTCCGGCAGCAATTCCAGCACGCCCCAGTTCACGGTCGTGATGCGAAATTCCCCGTTCGGCTCGATCGCGGCTCGTGAGTCGGGCTCCCCTTCCATCCAGCGCGACCATCTGGGCGCGCCGGTGGCCCCGATCAGTTCGACCGATTCGCCCCGGTCGAGCGCCGCCTCGATTTCCGCCAACACCTCCGGCGGGTCCGTCCGGGGTGGTTCCTGCACGACGGGGACGATCACGGGGTCAGGAGGGGCGATGTGCCGTGCGGCCACCCCGGCGCCCGTGACGACGAACAAGCCGGCGACGCCCGCCAGGAGAGCCCGTCGCCGCCGGTAGACCGCCCGGGCGATCCGCCGGACGCGGCCCGGCGGGCCCAGCGGTTTCTGGTCGTTCAGCCACCGGCCGAGGTCGTCGGCCAGCGCCCGGGCCGAGGCGTACCGGTCGGCGGGCCGTCTCTCCAGGCACTTCAGACAGACGGCCGCGAGGGCTGTCGGGGTGTCGGGCCTATGGGTCGACGGGGGGGAGATTCGGCCGGTCAGAATCTGGCGCAAGACGTCGAGCTTCGCGAGCCCGTGGAACGGCGGCCGGCCGGTCAGCGTCTCGTACAGGATGGCGCCGAGCGCGTACACGTCGGTCCGCGGGCCGATCTCGCTCGTCCGCCCGGCGGCTTGCTCCGGTGCCATGTAG from Fimbriiglobus ruber includes the following:
- a CDS encoding serine/threonine-protein kinase, encoding MTERSQQITPNACPDPSSLADFLVGDLPDTKLEEVAAHLDTCSTCATAIRELASQSAVDPLAAHVRDCLAQPHPETEFGYELMALRAKALADGNPLPASTAAIALATSTPSSGESIGPYEILDVLGRGGMGIVYRARHRDINRVVALKTIPGVAPGRAELFARFRNEARAVAQLEHPNVVRIHTFGEHQGVPYYSMEWLPGGTLARRIGETGLPFREAAELVATLARAVGCAHDRHLVHRDLKPANVLFAADGTPKVTDFGLVKFLDETGDGLTQSDTALGTPNYMAPEQAAGRTSEIGPRTDVYALGAILYETLTGRPPFHGLAKLDVLRQILTGRISPPSTHRPDTPTALAAVCLKCLERRPADRYASARALADDLGRWLNDQKPLGPPGRVRRIARAVYRRRRALLAGVAGLFVVTGAGVAARHIAPPDPVIVPVVQEPPRTDPPEVLAEIEAALDRGESVELIGATGAPRWSRWMEGEPDSRAAIEPNGEFRITTVNWGVLELLPDTRTDRYQISFQMKHEHGDSNANTGFYFARRAFPGGSNDLQFSLKVTYNDASMIKDGMAPIFIRGTGRPPPEPTNVVDMSPVADSLGKRVPSVYMGFAGASSPAFVASRKWRDIQFVVTPEGIQGTWDGLPLNLTAQKMLKNINYSLDNRAKRLPKTYEPVFDQLRLGFGPRGALGLLQYTSTSNVRSFRVTPLPAPK